The sequence GTAGCCCTTGGTCGGCAGACCCCACGGCGACACCGGATGGGGATTGCCCTGCCCCGACTTGCCTTCGCCGCCGCCATGGGGATGGTCCACTGGGTTCATCACCACACCCCGCACATGCGGCAAGCGCCCCCGCCAGCGAGACCGGCCCGCCTTGCCCACCGACTCGTTCTCATGATCAAGGTTGCCCACCTGCCCCACCGTGGCCATGCAGGTCTTCAACACCTTCCGCATTTCTCCAGACTTGAGCCGGATCTGGACATAGTTGCCTTCGCGGCCCATGACCTGCGCGAAGCCGCCGGCGCTCCGAATGAGCTGCCCGCCCTTTCCCGGCTTGAGCTCGATATTATGAATCGTCGTTCCGAGCGGGATCGTATCGAGCGGCAGCGCATTTCCCGGTTTGACCTCAGCGGCCGGACCCGACTGCACCATCTCGCTCACCGCCAGACCGACTGGCGCCAGAATGTAGCGCTTCTCACCGTCGGCGTAGTGCAGCAGCGCAATACGGGCCGAACGATTGGGGTCGTATTCGATTGACGCCACCCGTGCCGGCACGCCCGCCTTGTCGCGTTTGAAGTCAATCCGACGATAGAGCCGCTTGTGTCCTCCGCCACGGAACCGCGAGGTGACCCGCCCGTTGTTGTTGCGGCCGGCCGTGCGTAAATGGAATTCTGTCAGGCTCTTCTCTGGGCGCTTCTTGGCCAGGTCACCCGTTGTGACCGCCGACATGCCACGCCGTCCCGGAGATGTTGGCCGATAGAGTTTCAGTCCCATGATTGTTCCTGCGATCTCCTACGCGCTCTCGTACAATTCGAGCTTCTCGCCCTTCTTGAGCGTCACAATGGCTTTTTTCCAGTCCGATCGCTTGCCGGCAAACCGACCCAGCCGCTTGATCTTGCCCTTGACGGTCATCACGTTGACACGTTCGACCTTCACCTTGAGCAGCGCCTCAATCGCCTTCTTGATCTCCACGCGATTGGCATCCGCGCGGACGGCGAAGCCGACCTGATTGGCCCCTTCGCGAAGCGCCGTCATCTTTTCCGTCAGCAACGGACGGCGAAGCACCGAATGCAGCCCCGTTGTCATGCCCAGACCTCCTGCACGCGGGGAACATCGCGCTCTAAGATCACCAGCTTGTCGTGGCGTAACACGTCGTATACGTTCAACGTCTCTGGCTGAACCACTTTCACCTTTGGCAGATTGGCCGCCGCCCGCTCCAGATCGTTATAGCCCGTCCCGACCACGACCAGCGTCGAGGAGGTGAGCCCTAACTGGGTTAGCGTTTTCGCCAGCAACTTCGTTTTGGGCGACTCCAGCGTCAAACCCGATAGCACCACCACGCAGCCTTCCGCCAGCTTGGCCGACAGCGCATTCTGCAGCGCCGTCCGATACTTCTGCTTAGGCATGCCATAGGCGTAGCTGCGCGGCTTCGGACCGAACACCGATCCGCCGTGACGCCACACCGGAGACCGCAGAGAGCCGGCCCGAGCCCGCCCCGTGTGCTTCTGCTTCCACGGTTTCTTGCCCGATCCGCTGACCTCGCCACGCCGCAGCACAGAGGCAGTACCCTGCCGCTCGCAGGCGCGCTGCATAATCACAACCTCATGCACCAAGCCCACTGCCGGCTTCGCCCCGAACACGGTCGCCTTCAACTCGACCGAGCCGACCTTGCGTTTATGGATATCGACAACATCAACCGTTGGCATCGTTACGCCTTCTTGGACTTTCTCACGACGAGCAGGCCACCACGAGCGCCGGGCACCGCTCCGCTGACGAACAACAGATTTTCATCCGGACGGGCCTC is a genomic window of Nitrospira sp. containing:
- the rplB gene encoding 50S ribosomal protein L2, with translation MGLKLYRPTSPGRRGMSAVTTGDLAKKRPEKSLTEFHLRTAGRNNNGRVTSRFRGGGHKRLYRRIDFKRDKAGVPARVASIEYDPNRSARIALLHYADGEKRYILAPVGLAVSEMVQSGPAAEVKPGNALPLDTIPLGTTIHNIELKPGKGGQLIRSAGGFAQVMGREGNYVQIRLKSGEMRKVLKTCMATVGQVGNLDHENESVGKAGRSRWRGRLPHVRGVVMNPVDHPHGGGEGKSGQGNPHPVSPWGLPTKGYKTRNNKKTDKFIIARRKK
- a CDS encoding 50S ribosomal protein L23, encoding MTTGLHSVLRRPLLTEKMTALREGANQVGFAVRADANRVEIKKAIEALLKVKVERVNVMTVKGKIKRLGRFAGKRSDWKKAIVTLKKGEKLELYESA
- the rplD gene encoding 50S ribosomal protein L4, with product MPTVDVVDIHKRKVGSVELKATVFGAKPAVGLVHEVVIMQRACERQGTASVLRRGEVSGSGKKPWKQKHTGRARAGSLRSPVWRHGGSVFGPKPRSYAYGMPKQKYRTALQNALSAKLAEGCVVVLSGLTLESPKTKLLAKTLTQLGLTSSTLVVVGTGYNDLERAAANLPKVKVVQPETLNVYDVLRHDKLVILERDVPRVQEVWA